One region of Thiorhodovibrio frisius genomic DNA includes:
- the glmS gene encoding glutamine--fructose-6-phosphate transaminase (isomerizing): MCGIVGAIAQRPVAEILLEGLRRLEYRGYDSAGIAVLSEQDELKRLRCLGKVSALADALAQTSLPGTLGIAHTRWATHGEPSQRNAHPHICRERCALVHNGIIENHESLRQQQQSAGHRFTSQTDTEVVVHAIHDALERGLDLTEAVRDCIKQLDGAYALGVIDRQHPEQLVAARLGSPLVIGVGFHEHFIASDVPALLPVTNRFIFLEDGDLAELTRTSVRIWDATGQEVERPVRTSSMSVDATERGPYRHFMQKEIFEQPHAIAETLEGRLGADHVIPAAFGTEAETLFAQVRSVTIIACGTSFHAGLVAKHWIESLAGIHCQVEVASEYRYRQHVVPEQSLFVSISQSGETADTLAALQMAKHSGYLATLAICNVAESSLVRESELQLLTRAGPEIGVASTKAFTTQLVALLLLALALGHQRRLSPEREAHAVEVLRNLPTQITRALSIDESVADLAQHFVEKRHTLFLGRGEQHAIAMEGALKLKEISYIHAEAYPAGELKHGPLALIDEDMPVVAVAPNNALLEKLKSNLEEVRARGGQLFVFADDSVAWQQAEGVHLLRLPETDDLIDPLVFTIPMQLLAYHVAVLKGTDVDQPRNLAKSVTVE; encoded by the coding sequence ATGTGTGGAATCGTCGGCGCCATTGCCCAGCGACCCGTCGCTGAGATCCTGCTTGAAGGCCTGCGGCGGCTCGAGTACCGCGGCTATGACTCCGCCGGCATCGCAGTGCTCTCAGAGCAGGACGAACTCAAACGACTACGCTGTCTTGGCAAGGTCTCGGCACTGGCGGATGCCTTGGCGCAGACCTCCCTGCCCGGCACCCTGGGCATTGCCCACACCCGCTGGGCGACCCATGGCGAGCCATCCCAACGCAACGCCCATCCGCATATCTGCCGCGAGCGCTGCGCCCTGGTGCACAACGGCATCATCGAGAACCACGAAAGTCTGCGCCAGCAACAGCAAAGCGCCGGGCATCGTTTCACCTCGCAAACAGATACCGAGGTGGTGGTTCACGCCATTCATGACGCCCTCGAGCGCGGCCTCGACCTGACCGAGGCGGTACGCGACTGCATCAAGCAACTCGATGGTGCCTATGCGCTCGGCGTGATTGACCGCCAGCACCCGGAGCAGTTGGTCGCCGCCCGCCTCGGCAGTCCGCTGGTGATCGGTGTCGGTTTCCATGAGCACTTCATCGCCTCGGATGTGCCGGCCCTGCTGCCGGTAACCAATCGCTTTATATTTCTCGAAGACGGCGACCTGGCCGAGCTGACCCGCACCTCGGTGCGCATCTGGGATGCGACCGGGCAGGAGGTCGAGCGGCCGGTGCGCACCTCAAGCATGTCGGTCGACGCCACCGAGCGCGGGCCTTACCGGCACTTCATGCAAAAGGAGATTTTCGAGCAGCCACACGCCATTGCCGAAACCCTCGAAGGCCGCCTTGGCGCCGACCATGTGATCCCCGCCGCCTTTGGCACCGAAGCAGAAACCCTGTTCGCGCAGGTGCGCTCAGTCACCATTATTGCCTGTGGTACCAGCTTTCATGCCGGATTGGTCGCCAAGCACTGGATTGAATCCCTCGCCGGCATTCACTGCCAGGTGGAAGTCGCCAGCGAATATCGCTACCGCCAGCACGTGGTACCGGAGCAATCCCTCTTTGTCAGCATCTCCCAGTCTGGCGAGACCGCCGACACCTTGGCCGCGCTGCAAATGGCCAAGCACAGTGGCTATCTCGCCACACTCGCCATCTGCAATGTGGCCGAAAGCTCCCTGGTGCGCGAATCCGAACTACAGCTACTCACTCGCGCCGGGCCTGAAATCGGCGTAGCCTCGACCAAAGCCTTCACCACCCAACTGGTTGCCCTGCTGCTGCTGGCGCTCGCGCTTGGGCATCAGCGCCGTCTGAGCCCGGAGCGCGAAGCCCATGCCGTCGAAGTGCTGCGCAACCTGCCGACTCAGATCACACGCGCGCTCAGCATCGACGAGTCCGTCGCTGATCTGGCCCAGCACTTCGTCGAAAAGCGGCACACGCTGTTTCTCGGGCGCGGCGAACAACACGCCATCGCGATGGAAGGCGCGCTCAAGCTTAAGGAAATTTCTTACATTCACGCCGAGGCCTACCCAGCCGGTGAACTCAAGCACGGTCCGCTGGCGCTGATTGATGAGGATATGCCAGTAGTCGCGGTCGCGCCCAACAATGCCCTACTCGAGAAGCTCAAATCCAATCTTGAAGAAGTCCGCGCACGTGGCGGGCAGTTGTTCGTCTTTGCCGATGACAGTGTCGCCTGGCAGCAGGCCGAGGGTGTGCATCTGCTAAGACTGCCGGAAACCGATGATCTGATCGACCCGCTGGTGTTCACCATCCCCATGCAACTGCTGGCCTACCATGTCGCCGTCCTCAAAGGGACGGATGTCGACCAACCGCGCAATCTAGCCAAATCCGTTACCGTCGAATAG
- the glmU gene encoding bifunctional UDP-N-acetylglucosamine diphosphorylase/glucosamine-1-phosphate N-acetyltransferase GlmU — MKLGVVILAAGKGTRMRSALPKILHPLAGRPLLQHVLDAAEALGAARICCVYGHGGDLVPKTLKDANCTWVEQSERLGTGHAVLQAMPSMAGMDRILVLYGDVPLIEPETLNRLVADSNGKALGLISMHLDDPSGYGRIVRDKRGHVLRIVEHKDASEAELGIQEINTGIIVADARRLGEWLTQIGNNNVQGEYYLTDVIGLATAQGIEVVTTHPEAPQEVAGVNDRLQLAELERYHQRRLAETLMLQGTTVLDPARLDIRGTLICERDVTLDVNLIVEGRVRLGANVRVGPNCLLKDCEIGAGSEVFANSIVECAHVGAGARIGPFARLRPEADIGDHCHIGNFVEVKKSRIGEGTKVNHLSYIGNAELGSRVNIGAGTITCNYDGANKHLTKIGDGAFIGSNTALVAPVEVGADATIGAGSVIAREAPAGQLSLTRAPQTTVKGWERPRKKK, encoded by the coding sequence ATGAAACTTGGAGTCGTCATCCTGGCCGCCGGCAAGGGCACGCGCATGCGCTCGGCCTTGCCAAAGATACTGCACCCTCTCGCGGGGCGGCCTTTATTGCAACATGTGCTGGATGCCGCCGAAGCCCTTGGGGCCGCGCGCATCTGCTGCGTTTATGGCCATGGCGGCGACCTGGTCCCCAAAACCCTGAAGGATGCCAACTGCACCTGGGTCGAGCAGAGCGAGCGGCTCGGCACCGGCCATGCCGTCTTGCAAGCCATGCCCAGCATGGCGGGCATGGATCGCATTCTGGTGCTCTACGGCGATGTGCCGCTCATTGAACCCGAAACCCTCAACCGCCTGGTGGCTGACAGCAATGGCAAGGCGCTTGGGCTGATCAGCATGCATCTCGATGATCCCAGCGGCTACGGGCGCATTGTGCGCGACAAACGCGGCCATGTGCTGCGCATCGTCGAGCACAAGGACGCCAGCGAGGCCGAACTGGGCATTCAGGAGATCAACACCGGCATCATCGTGGCCGACGCCCGTCGCCTTGGTGAATGGCTGACGCAGATCGGCAACAACAACGTCCAGGGCGAATACTATCTGACCGACGTCATTGGTCTCGCCACAGCGCAGGGTATTGAGGTGGTGACTACCCACCCGGAGGCCCCGCAAGAAGTCGCCGGTGTCAACGACCGGCTGCAACTTGCCGAACTCGAACGCTACCACCAGCGTCGCCTGGCCGAAACCCTGATGCTCCAGGGCACCACGGTGCTCGACCCGGCACGACTGGATATTCGCGGCACCCTGATCTGCGAGCGCGACGTCACCCTGGATGTGAACCTGATCGTCGAAGGACGGGTGCGCCTGGGGGCCAATGTGCGCGTCGGGCCAAATTGCCTGCTCAAAGACTGCGAGATCGGCGCCGGCAGCGAGGTGTTCGCGAACAGCATCGTCGAATGCGCCCACGTCGGCGCTGGCGCGCGCATCGGCCCCTTCGCGCGCCTGCGACCCGAGGCCGACATCGGCGACCACTGCCACATCGGCAATTTTGTCGAAGTCAAGAAATCCCGCATCGGTGAGGGCACCAAGGTCAATCACCTGAGCTACATCGGCAATGCCGAACTGGGCAGCCGGGTGAACATTGGTGCAGGCACCATCACCTGCAATTACGATGGCGCCAATAAGCATCTGACCAAAATCGGCGATGGCGCTTTCATCGGCTCCAACACCGCCCTGGTCGCCCCGGTCGAAGTGGGCGCAGACGCCACCATCGGCGCCGGCTCGGTGATCGCGCGCGAGGCCCCCGCCGGCCAGCTCAGCCTGACCCGCGCGCCACAGACGACCGTCAAGGGCTGGGAGCGACCACGCAAGAAAAAATAG
- a CDS encoding F0F1 ATP synthase subunit epsilon yields the protein MAMTVHVDIVSAEGAIHSGMAAMVYAPGEMGELGIAPRHTPLITRLKPGDVRVEDDKGDMEHFYVSGGMLEVQPDVVTVLADTAIRAQNIDEAKALEAKRRAEDALAGKAAEFEYAKAQAELAEAIAQLRAIEKLRKMRAS from the coding sequence ATGGCAATGACCGTACATGTCGACATCGTCAGCGCCGAGGGCGCTATCCACTCAGGCATGGCCGCCATGGTCTATGCGCCTGGCGAGATGGGCGAGCTCGGCATCGCGCCGCGCCACACGCCACTCATCACCCGCCTGAAGCCCGGCGATGTGCGGGTAGAGGACGACAAAGGCGACATGGAGCATTTCTACGTCTCGGGCGGCATGCTCGAAGTCCAGCCGGATGTGGTCACAGTGCTTGCCGACACCGCCATCCGCGCCCAGAACATCGACGAGGCCAAGGCACTCGAAGCCAAGCGCCGCGCCGAGGACGCCTTGGCTGGCAAGGCGGCCGAGTTTGAATACGCCAAGGCCCAGGCCGAGTTGGCCGAGGCGATCGCCCAGTTGCGCGCCATCGAGAAATTGCGCAAGATGCGCGCTAGCTAA
- the atpD gene encoding F0F1 ATP synthase subunit beta, with product MSSGKVVEIIGAVVDVQFPREHMPKVYDALTIDATGLTLEVEQQIGDGVVRTIAMGTTDGLKRGVEVSNTGAPISVPVGKATLGRIMDVLGKPIDELGAVGSEETWPIHRPAPKFEDQATSTEVLETGIKVVDLIMPIAKGGKVGLFGGAGVGKTVTLMELIRNIAVEHSGYSVFAGVGERTREGNDFYHEMKDSNVLDKVALVYGQMNEPPGNRLRVALTGLTMAEFFREEGRDVLMFVDNIYRYTLAGTEVSALLGRMPSAVGYQPTLASEMGALQERITSTRTGSITSFQAVYVPADDLTDPSPATTFAHLDATLVLSRQIAELGIYPAVDPLDSTSRILDPNVVGQEHYDTARAVQGTLQRYKELKDIIAILGMDELSEEDKLTVSRARKIQRFLSQPFFVAEVFTGAPGKYVSLKDTIAGFQAIVNGDHDALPEQAFYMVGSIDEAVAKGEKM from the coding sequence ATGAGCTCCGGTAAGGTGGTGGAAATCATCGGTGCCGTCGTAGACGTGCAATTTCCGCGCGAACATATGCCCAAGGTCTATGACGCGCTCACAATCGACGCCACTGGCCTGACGCTCGAGGTCGAACAGCAAATTGGAGACGGCGTGGTCCGTACCATTGCCATGGGCACGACCGACGGCCTCAAGCGCGGCGTTGAAGTCAGCAACACCGGCGCACCGATCAGCGTACCGGTTGGCAAGGCCACGCTCGGGCGCATCATGGATGTGCTCGGCAAGCCCATCGACGAACTTGGCGCTGTCGGCTCCGAGGAGACTTGGCCCATCCATCGCCCGGCGCCCAAGTTCGAGGACCAGGCGACCTCCACCGAGGTACTGGAAACCGGCATCAAGGTGGTTGACCTGATCATGCCCATCGCCAAAGGCGGCAAGGTGGGTCTGTTCGGTGGTGCCGGCGTCGGCAAGACAGTGACGCTCATGGAGCTGATCCGCAACATCGCCGTCGAGCACTCTGGCTATTCGGTCTTCGCCGGTGTTGGCGAGCGTACCCGCGAGGGCAACGACTTCTATCACGAGATGAAGGACTCAAACGTCCTCGACAAGGTCGCCCTGGTTTATGGCCAGATGAACGAGCCCCCGGGCAACCGTCTGCGTGTCGCCCTGACCGGCCTGACCATGGCCGAGTTCTTCCGCGAGGAAGGCCGCGACGTGCTGATGTTCGTCGACAACATCTACCGCTACACCTTGGCCGGTACCGAGGTCTCGGCCCTGCTCGGGCGCATGCCATCAGCCGTGGGCTATCAGCCAACTCTGGCCTCGGAGATGGGTGCCCTGCAAGAGCGCATCACCTCCACCCGCACCGGCTCCATCACCTCCTTCCAGGCGGTGTATGTCCCGGCTGACGACTTGACCGACCCTTCCCCGGCCACAACCTTTGCTCACCTGGACGCCACCCTGGTGCTGTCGCGTCAAATCGCCGAACTGGGCATCTACCCAGCGGTTGATCCGCTCGACTCCACCAGCCGCATCCTCGATCCGAACGTGGTCGGCCAAGAGCACTACGACACCGCCCGCGCGGTGCAGGGCACACTCCAGCGCTACAAGGAGCTAAAAGACATCATCGCCATCCTGGGCATGGACGAGTTGTCCGAGGAAGACAAGCTGACTGTCTCGCGCGCACGCAAGATTCAGCGCTTCCTGTCGCAGCCCTTCTTCGTCGCCGAGGTCTTCACCGGTGCTCCCGGCAAGTATGTCTCCCTGAAAGACACCATTGCCGGCTTCCAGGCCATCGTCAATGGCGACCACGACGCGCTGCCCGAGCAGGCCTTCTACATGGTCGGCTCCATCGACGAGGCCGTCGCCAAGGGCGAGAAGATGTAA